A portion of the Streptococcus urinalis 2285-97 genome contains these proteins:
- a CDS encoding alanine/glycine:cation symporter family protein translates to MYTLLKMIDNFIWGLPLLLLLVGTGCYLSCRLKLIQIIRLKLAFTMIFKKSNDTGDITSFAALATALAATVGTGNIVGVATAIKSGGPGALFWMWVAAFFGMATKYSEGFLAIKYRIKDSNHQISGGPMYYITNGMGKQWKPLAFMFAISGLLVALFGIGTFTQVNAITSALHHSFGMSSKLISIILALFVAIIIFGGIQSISTLSGKIVPLMAIFYIGSSLIIIIVNIKLLLPSLILILKSAFTPTAAIGGFSGSLVKDAIQKGIARGIFSNESGLGSAPIAAAAAKTNEPVEQGLVSMIGTFIDTLIICSLTGLSIIITGQWQSSLEGAPLTQSAFVSVFGQIGGLIISLSLVLFAFTTILGWSYYGEKCFTFLFRVEWINYYRLIFICMIALGGFLNLNVIWYLADIVNGLMALPNLIAINFLAPIIIKETNHYFKTLNSKT, encoded by the coding sequence GTAGGAACTGGATGTTACTTAAGTTGTCGATTAAAACTTATCCAAATCATACGATTAAAATTAGCATTCACAATGATTTTTAAAAAGAGTAACGATACAGGTGATATCACAAGTTTTGCTGCATTAGCAACAGCACTTGCAGCAACAGTCGGAACGGGAAATATCGTTGGTGTCGCAACTGCTATCAAATCTGGAGGTCCTGGTGCTCTTTTTTGGATGTGGGTTGCAGCTTTTTTTGGTATGGCGACAAAATATTCAGAAGGATTTTTAGCTATAAAATACCGAATTAAAGACAGTAACCACCAAATATCTGGTGGACCAATGTACTATATCACTAATGGTATGGGTAAACAGTGGAAACCGTTAGCTTTCATGTTTGCCATTTCAGGACTTTTGGTTGCTTTGTTTGGAATTGGTACCTTTACTCAAGTAAATGCAATAACTTCTGCTCTACACCATAGTTTTGGTATGTCTTCCAAATTAATAAGTATCATTCTTGCTCTATTTGTGGCTATTATCATTTTTGGTGGTATACAGTCTATTTCAACTTTATCAGGAAAAATTGTGCCTCTCATGGCGATTTTCTACATTGGCTCTTCTTTGATCATTATTATTGTCAATATCAAGCTTTTACTACCAAGTCTTATCTTAATTCTTAAATCAGCTTTTACACCAACAGCAGCTATTGGAGGTTTTTCTGGTAGCCTTGTAAAAGATGCTATACAAAAAGGAATTGCTAGAGGTATTTTTTCAAATGAATCAGGCCTGGGATCAGCTCCTATTGCAGCTGCTGCTGCTAAAACAAATGAACCTGTTGAGCAGGGTCTTGTATCAATGATTGGTACTTTCATTGATACATTAATTATTTGTAGTTTAACCGGATTATCTATAATCATAACAGGTCAATGGCAAAGTTCACTTGAAGGTGCACCCTTAACACAATCTGCGTTTGTAAGTGTTTTTGGACAAATTGGTGGTCTTATTATTAGTCTATCATTAGTTTTATTTGCTTTTACAACAATCTTAGGATGGTCATACTATGGAGAAAAATGTTTTACCTTTTTATTTCGTGTTGAATGGATTAACTATTATAGACTTATTTTTATTTGTATGATTGCATTAGGAGGCTTTTTAAATTTAAATGTTATTTGGTATCTTGCTGATATTGTTAATGGACTTATGGCATTACCAAATTTAATTGCAATCAACTTTTTAGCACCAATTATTATTAAGGAAACAAATCACTATTTTAAAACTCTAAACTCAAAAACATAA